GTGACCGGTCCACGGAAGTCCGGCCCAATTCCAACATCCGTCGTGCATCCTCGAGAAAGGCCGCGCCAGCCGGTGTGAGTCGCACACCGCGCGGGCCTCGCTCGAACAGCAGCACCCCCAAATGCTGCTCAAGCGCCTGAATCTGTCGTGTGACCGGGGGCTGCGAAATGTGGAGTCGCCGCGCTGCCGCGCCCACGTTCCCCTCTTCAGCCGCCGCAACAAAGTAACGAAGCTGCCGAAATTCCATCTTTCTCCACCTTCATTCGCTCAGATAGACGAATGCATGTTGCCAGGAGGCCAATACCGAAGTCGTATCACTAGCGTCGATACAAGGTATTAGACCATATGGCTTGGTTTTCCTAGACTGCTGCCATGCCAAACGAAGAAGCCATCGCCGAGCACCACGATGACGGCGCTGATCGCGCGGCGGCCAGGATGGAAGCCGTGGAAACAGCCATTGTCGATCTACCCCTGCGTCGAGTTCGGCGGTTTGCCCGCCTCAAGGAGCATGTTTTGTGGCTCCCCCAAAGCCCAGGCCTCAACATCAAGCTGGACGAAAGCCAGATGCGGCGCTTCGCTCGCGCTTCTCCGCACCGGATCGATCACCGCACCGCTTGAATGCGTATTCCAATCCGATTCCACTTTTTTGCGAAACGAGAGAACCATGAAAAACCCGAGAGTCCATGAAATTGCCACCGCCATGATCGATGCCGTGCGCAAGGTATTGGTTGACCACCAAGTGACCGAAGCCGAGTACCGGGCGGGGGTGATGTATATGATGAAGGTCGCGGAAGCCAAGGAAACAGGCTTGATCAGCGACGTATTCCTGAACAGCACGATTGTCGAAATCAAGGCGGCGAACACGCACGGGTCGGCACCGGCCATACAGGGGCCGTACTTCAAAGAGGATGCGCCCTTTGTCGACGGCAAACTGAAGACATACGACAGCGATGACCACAAGCCGCTGCTCCTGCATGGGACTGTCAAGGACGAAGCCGGCGGTGTGGTGAGCGATGCGGTCATCGATATCTGGCACTCCACGCCTGATGGCCGGTACAGCGGTTTCGGCGGCTATCACGGAGATATGCCGGTCGAATACTACCGAGGCAAGGTCCGTACGGACTTGCAAGGTCGTTGGCGCGTGCAAACCACATTGCCGGCGCCCTATCAGATCCCCAACAAAGGGCCGACCGGTGCCCTGCTCACCATGATGGGAAGCCATACCTGGCGCCCCGCCCACGTGCATTTCAAAATCCGGAAGGACGGCTTTGAACCGCTGACCACGCAATACTACTTTGAAGGCGGCGAGTGGGTAGACAGTGACTGCTGCAACGGCGTCCAGCCCGAACTTGTCATGCCGGCGGCCATAGAGCAGAACATGCAGGTGATGGTTCTGGACTTCGTGATCGAAAAGCCTCGCGCCTGAGCTTGCAGAGGACGATCTCATGTGTCACGACACTGTTCCCTCCTTGTTTCCGCGAGCGCATGCAACCGGGCGCATCGATGGTGCCATCAGCGCCTTGCGCTATGCCGGTGCATCGAGCGGTCCGCGCCTGCTGGTGCTGCCGGACATCTACGGCTGCAATGGCTTCTACCGTGGCTACGCGGCATACCTGGCCGAGCAAGGCGCCAGCGAGGTGCTGCTTGTGGACCCATTCGCCGCATTCGGCGAGTTGCCACAAGCCACTCGCGAGGCAGCTTTCCAGCGGCGCCACCGACTGGCAGATCGCGCCTTTGTCAAGAACCTGATTGCGTTCATCGAGAGCCAGCGCATCGACGGCGTGGTCGGATATTGCATCGGGGGATTGTTCGTCTTCGAGCTGGCGCGGCAACAGGTCGTGTCGCGCCTGCTGGCCTATTACCCATTTCCGCAAGGGCTCGAAAACCACGATCCGGTAGACGTCCCGTTCGACTATCTGCCGGAGGTTCGGTCGCGACACACCGTCATCGTTGGAGACAACGACACGCTGCTTGGTGCGCAGAACCTGTTGCAACTGGAATCTCAAGCACGTGCGAACGACGCGATCGACTTGCATGTGATGAAAGGTGCGGGCCACGGCTTTCTCGCGGATCTGGAGTCGGTTGATGCAGATCGTGCGGCGATGGCAAGGCAGGCACTGCTGATCGGCACGAACACATTGTTCGGGCGGTGATGCGCGGCGGGCGTGATGGGATCGTCGCGTCCTCCGTCCGGAACGAGCGCCCTTGCCGATGGTTCGACCTGAATCTCAATATCTAACGCTCACAACACGTCGCAGACCTGTCGCCAACTGACTGGAACGAAGTTCTGCCTGTTGGAGTTCAACCATTCAGTGAGCGAAGTGCATCCAAGAGTGAGCACCCTCACGCTGCTATCAAGGAGACATCATGAATGAAAAAGCAACCGTCATCGAAACTGACGTTCTCGTCGTAGGTAGTGGTCCCGCCGGGGCTGCATCGACCTTACTTCTCGCGACCTACGGCGTGAAAACGCTGTGCGTCAGCAAATATGCCACGACGTCGCGCACTCCGCGCTCGCACATCACCAACCAGCGCACGATGGAGGTGATGCGTGATCTTGGGCTCGAACTCGAGTGCGAGGCAATGGCATCACCGGCCGAGCTGATGGGTGAGAACGTCTATTGCACGAGTCTCGTCGGAGACGAACTGGGCCGGGTTCTGACCTGGGGTACCCATCCGCAACGCCGGGCCGACTACGAGCTCGCGTCGCCCACGCACATGTGCGATCTCCCCCAGAATCTGCTCGAACCCATCATGATCAACCACGCGGCGCGGCGCGGCGCCGACGTGCGTTTTCATACGGAGTTCGTTTCGTTGAAGCAAGACGAAACAGGCGTCACGGCGACCGTCCGCGATCACTTGCTGGATCGCCAGTACGACATTCGAGCCAAGTACCTCATTGGAGCGGACGGCGCGAACTCTCAGGTCGTAGACCAGGTCGGCCTACCCGTGGAGGGAAAGATGGGCGTGTCCGGGTCGATCAACGTGGTGTTCGAAGCCGATCTGACAAAGTACGTAGGCCATCGGCCTAGCGTTCTGTACTGGGTGATCCAGCCTGGTTCCAGCGTCGGCGGCCTCGGCATCGGGGTGATCCGAATGGTCCGGCCCTGGAACAAATGGCTCTGCATCTGGGGCTACGATATCGCCGGTGGTCCTCCCGACCTCAATGAGGCGCATGCCCGACAGATCGTCCATTCGCTGCTGGGTGATTCGACAATTCCCGTCAAGATCGAGTCCACCTCGACGTGGACCGTGAATGACATGTACGCCACACGCCTGTTTGACAATCGGGTGTTCTGCATGGGGGATGCCGTACATCGCCATCCGCCCACCAACGGATTGGGGTCGAACACATCGATACAGGATGCCTTCAACCTTTGCTGGAAGCTCTCGCACGTGCTGCAAGGAAAGGCCGGCCCTGAGCTGCTCGCGACCTACAACGAGGAGCGTGCGCCAGTCGCCCGCCAAGTGGTGCAGCGCGCCAACAAGAGTCTTGGGGATTTTCCTCCGATCCTTGCCGCGCTGGGTTTGTTCGACACCAAAGATCCGGAGCAGATGCAGCGCAACATTGCGCGCCTGAAAGAGCAAAGCCCCGAAGCACAGGAGCAGCGGGCCGCCCTGCGCGCCGCCATCGACGGCACGCAATATGTGTACAACGCCCACGGCGTCGAGATGAACCAGCGCTATCAATCGGCGGCCATCGTTCCAGACGGGACGCCCGATCCAGGATTTCGCCGGGATTCGGAGCTGTACCACGCCCATAGTGGCCGACCCGGTGCACCTGTACCGCATGTCTGGGTCACGCGGCATGGCCGCCGCGTCTCCACGCTCGATCTTTGCGGCAAGGGCCGGTTCAGTCTGCTCTCCGGCATCGCGGGTTCACCCTGGGTCGAGGCAGCCGTCCATGCCGCCGAGTCGCTCGGAATCGATCTGGACGTGCACATCATCGGCCCGGGGCAAGAGCTCGAAGACCTGTACGGCGACTTCGCCCGGGTCCGGGAGATCGAGGAGAGCGGTGCCCTGTTGGTACGCCCTGACAACTTCATTTGCTGGCGCGCAATGCGATGGCAGGAAGGCTCGGGGGACGAACTCCGCGCGGCTCTGAAGCGCGCGCTCAGCGTGCACTGAGCTCGTCAATCACCCCTTGGAAGGCATATCCGGCGGGCAGCGTACCCGCTGGCGGGGATACCGTGTCCGCTCGAATTGCGAAGGCCTTAGGAGACATCATGAACACTGTATGTTGATTTCCATCCAGAACTGATCCACTTAACCCGGTAATTTCCGTCTAAAACTGATCCACGTAACAACCCTAACCTGCTGATTTTTTCGGCAGGA
The sequence above is a segment of the Cupriavidus basilensis genome. Coding sequences within it:
- a CDS encoding dienelactone hydrolase family protein, with the protein product MFPRAHATGRIDGAISALRYAGASSGPRLLVLPDIYGCNGFYRGYAAYLAEQGASEVLLVDPFAAFGELPQATREAAFQRRHRLADRAFVKNLIAFIESQRIDGVVGYCIGGLFVFELARQQVVSRLLAYYPFPQGLENHDPVDVPFDYLPEVRSRHTVIVGDNDTLLGAQNLLQLESQARANDAIDLHVMKGAGHGFLADLESVDADRAAMARQALLIGTNTLFGR
- a CDS encoding chlorocatechol 1,2-dioxygenase — encoded protein: MKNPRVHEIATAMIDAVRKVLVDHQVTEAEYRAGVMYMMKVAEAKETGLISDVFLNSTIVEIKAANTHGSAPAIQGPYFKEDAPFVDGKLKTYDSDDHKPLLLHGTVKDEAGGVVSDAVIDIWHSTPDGRYSGFGGYHGDMPVEYYRGKVRTDLQGRWRVQTTLPAPYQIPNKGPTGALLTMMGSHTWRPAHVHFKIRKDGFEPLTTQYYFEGGEWVDSDCCNGVQPELVMPAAIEQNMQVMVLDFVIEKPRA
- a CDS encoding FAD-dependent oxidoreductase, giving the protein MNEKATVIETDVLVVGSGPAGAASTLLLATYGVKTLCVSKYATTSRTPRSHITNQRTMEVMRDLGLELECEAMASPAELMGENVYCTSLVGDELGRVLTWGTHPQRRADYELASPTHMCDLPQNLLEPIMINHAARRGADVRFHTEFVSLKQDETGVTATVRDHLLDRQYDIRAKYLIGADGANSQVVDQVGLPVEGKMGVSGSINVVFEADLTKYVGHRPSVLYWVIQPGSSVGGLGIGVIRMVRPWNKWLCIWGYDIAGGPPDLNEAHARQIVHSLLGDSTIPVKIESTSTWTVNDMYATRLFDNRVFCMGDAVHRHPPTNGLGSNTSIQDAFNLCWKLSHVLQGKAGPELLATYNEERAPVARQVVQRANKSLGDFPPILAALGLFDTKDPEQMQRNIARLKEQSPEAQEQRAALRAAIDGTQYVYNAHGVEMNQRYQSAAIVPDGTPDPGFRRDSELYHAHSGRPGAPVPHVWVTRHGRRVSTLDLCGKGRFSLLSGIAGSPWVEAAVHAAESLGIDLDVHIIGPGQELEDLYGDFARVREIEESGALLVRPDNFICWRAMRWQEGSGDELRAALKRALSVH